One part of the Solanum dulcamara chromosome 3, daSolDulc1.2, whole genome shotgun sequence genome encodes these proteins:
- the LOC129882443 gene encoding protein trichome birefringence-like 34: MAKSHQLLVSVPATGSAPIWDIKCSFHSLIVLLIVSLVAGVVYLTGESGQLLFEDNSNSNFGRGKENESLLTLSSSNNKCNLFSGKWVFDNNSYPLYKEQDCKFMSDQLACQKFGRKDLVYQHWRWQPHQCDIPRFNATALLEKLRNKRLVFVGDSLNRGQWVSMVCLIDTAVQSSLKSMHYRYNASLIIFKVKDYNATIEFYWEPLLVESNSDDPVHHRLPERIVRANSIEKHGSRWTNADFIVFNTYLWWRRPHIKVLWGSFEKSDGIYKEVKMLRSYEMALKAWADWLEIHVNRTKTQLFFMSMSPVHERAEEWGKAKGENCYNEKELIQEEGYQGNGSDPKMMKIVESTMHELKNRGLNVHLLNITQLSEYRKEGHPSIYRKQWDSLTEDQIANPSSYADCIHWCLPGVPDVWNELLHAYIFNNYQE, translated from the exons ATGGCTAAAAGTCACCAATTACTAGTTTCTGTTCCAGCAACAGGAAGTGCTCCCATTTGGGACATCAAATGTAGCTTCCATTCCCTTATTGTTCTTTTAATTGTCTCCCTCGTAGCTGGAGTAGTTTACTTGACCGGTGAGAGTGGCCAGTTGTTGTTTGaagataatagtaatagtaatttTGGTAGGGGAAAGGAAAATGAGTCGTTGTTAACGTTGTCATCTTCAAATAATAAGTGTAATTTGTTTTCTGGGAAGTGGGTTTTTGATAACAATTCTTATCCTCTATACAAGGAACAAGATTGCAAGTTCATGTCTGATCAGTTAGCTTGCCAGAAGTTTGGAAGAAAAGACTTGGTCTACCAACATTGGAGGTGGCAACCTCATCAATGTGATATCCCAAG GTTCAATGCCACAGCATTGTTGGAGAAATTGAGGAATAAAAGACTTGTGTTCGTTGGAGATTCACTGAACAGAGGCCAATGGGTTTCCATGGTTTGCTTGATAGATACAGCAGTTCAATCTTCTCTTAAATCCATGCACTACAGATACAATGCTTCCTTGATCATTTTCAAAGTTAAA GATTATAATGCAACAATAGAATTCTACTGGGAGCCACTGTTGGTGGAATCAAACTCAGATGACCCAGTGCACCATCGTCTCCCTGAGCGAATTGTTAGAGCCAATTCCATTGAAAAACATGGTAGCCGTTGGACTAATGCTGATTTTATTGTTTTCAATACTTACCTTTGGTGGAGACGCCCTCATATCAAAGTCTT GTGGGGTTCATTTGAGAAGTCTGATGGAATTTACAAAGAAGTAAAAATGTTACGGAGTTACGAAATGGCTTTAAAGGCTTGGGCTGATTGGTTGGAAATTCATGTCAATCGCACCAAAACCCAATTGTTCTTCATGAGCATGTCACCAGTTCATGAAAG GGCTGAAGAATGGGGCAAAGCAAAAGGGGAAAATTGTTACAATGAAAAGGAGTTAATACAAGAAGAGGGATACCAAGGAAATGGATCAGATCCAAAGATGATGAAAATCGTAGAATCAACTATGCATGAACTCAAAAATAGAGGATTAAATGTTCATTTACTCAACATAACACAACTATCAGAGTATAGAAAAGAAGGTCATCCTTCTATCTATAGGAAACAATGGGACTCTCTTACTGAAGATCAAATTGCAAATCCAAGTAGTTATGCAGATTGTATACATTGGTGTCTTCCTGGAGTCCCTGATGTTTGGAATGAACTTCTTCATGCATATATCTTTAATAACTACCAAGAGTAA